caggcttcagcttcagccccgggtggtggggctcaggcttcagctttctgccctgggcctcagcaagtTTAACGCCAGCCcagctctctggtttattttggaggACTCCCTGAAAACTGCTCGCAGCCCCGCAGCAGGCCCcgggcccctggttgagaaccgctgtctAGACCACTAGTCATgaagctgtttggtggcagcatCAGCATTCGTAAGGGACACCTGTCCCACAGCAGCCAGAGTGAAAAGCCCCTTTAGGGTTGCTTGGAGGCATTGAGACCTGTATATCCCAGAGCTTCAGGTTGCTGCAGAAGACTAGAGATATACAGATAGCAGAAAAATTATCTTTGAGACACCTCTATTGTGTCTGCTAACACAGATCTGCTACTGTATTAACAGCTCCAAAGTAATGTGTGCCCTGCACATTTACAATAAGCTATTCTTGTCTAAGCTTCCTGCCATCCCATGCTTACTCTGAGGTGGTGTTTATTATAACTGTGACCAACCAGCAAAAAAGAACCCTCCATAGAGATCCCCCACTCCATCTTTATTCAAGTGAACATTTACTTCAATGTGTATGGGTTCAAGCCCGTAGAGATAAGTGCTTGGGGAGACTCATAGAACAGTAACTTAACAATATCCACTATGTGCACTGTACCAAACATCAGCAAGCAACTCGCTTTCAAAAGACATTTGTTAAAATTAACTTTAGTTAACAAATGTACATGTGGtcagggcagagaggggagcaGATCATGGCTGTCCACAAAAAAAGAAAGTGTAAGTATAATTTTAATGCACACCTAAGAGCCTATTTACCATCTACCCTTCCTCCAGCCATACAACTCTGACTCTCATCTTCTTTTTGCTTTGAGTTGCTGAGCAGTTGTACTCATCTGCTTCTTTATATGTGAAGAATCACCACCACCAAATGGGCtggacaattttttattttagttctaactattttaattttatatatggCACACATGATTTGTTGTAGAAAACTGCTTCAGTCTCTGAAACATCTGTGGTACACTCCTGCAACTCATCTGCGGACGCTGGCAACGTCTATTATTTGATTACACATTCACATGCTATTATTTTATCATGTGACTGCTTGAGTGCAGTGCCCAGGCCACATTCAGCAAGCTTTGGTAACACACATTATTGTTAACAGTGGGAAAGATTCTTGTTCTGAGGATGAAGCTGGGCAGTTTGTTATGGTATAACAATGAGCTTTAGAAACTGTCTTGGAAAATCTCACATCCCTAGGGTGAGCAGAAAGATTTCCCAGTCAAGTCTACACCATCAATTCCCAAATAAGCTagccttggtttaaaaaaaaaggatctaGCCCTTAAAGTTGTGAAGAAAATCTTAACATACGAATGGAGTATAAAATAGAGCTGCTGTCACACTGCCAGGCCTGTAGTGTACTGCCTCAGTTCAGCAGTAGACCCAGTAAAAAACCTGCAGTAAAAAGAGCTGCAATAGCTCCCGATGAATCTTCTAGCTTCCAGCATgaccaaccccaagcattcaaaaatcaggagtcaggcccccaaaattcATGAAATTGACTTTCCAATCACAACATTTAAGAAGAATACTGctttcttttcattgttctttttgTCTTCCAGTGTTGGAGACTTGACAGTTGACATTTTCAAGCTGCAGATATAGGAGCTAgaaatttagcttttttttttctttttgtaaaagtgaAAGCAGAAATTCTGAGGTGATAACATGACTTCAGCAGTTGGGTCAGCAGCAACACTGTGACAGCCAATCCCCCACTCCTGGGCCAGGCCTGCTTCCTCTCTACTCCTCAGAACACTCAGGCTCAGCCAACCTATGGCCTTCTCCTTTGAACAGCCCCAGCCTCCACTTAATGTCCCTTGTCAGCTCTCCAGGTACATGGACCGGAACAAATGACACCCAGCTTGTTAGCCGCCTCCATGGATACCAGCAAGATTTCATAAGCAAGTGAAAAAGCCCAAGACTGAGGCAGAGGCCTTATGAATGCAGCAATCAGCATGAGAGGCAAAACATCCACCATCAGGAAAAGATCTGCAGCCAAACGTGAAGTATGGGAGGTAcctagctggctgctgcagctttcAAAAACTGTTGCTGAGGTAATAGATTTGGTGGGACTGGGAAGAGAATGGATGCAtttggggagggaagaagagacgAGAGTGGATTAAGTTGGTGGGAAGAGAGAAGTGAAGTGATGAGTTGAGGTGTGAATGGGGACTCAGTGAGTGGGGGGACTGATAGGTTAGGGGATGAACCAGTAGCTGCAGAGTGAGGTGTATGAGCAGTGAGTGAATGGCAGAATGAGGCCACATCCAAGTACATGTGTGTAAGATCTGTCCATCCACTCAAGTGTGATTCTGAATGCAGAAGGGGGATTTCTTATATTTCACTTTCAAACGACTACTTTCTAGAACCTTAAAGGAAATAATACATAGTTTTGCAGCAAGCTCAACAGCACAGTGCTCCAGAAatctctctatttaaaaaaataacaataaagctCTGCGAAACCCGAATCTCTCAAATGCGTTTAAAACAGTATGCACACCCAAAAAGTGCAAACAATGTAACATAGGAATTAGCCCAATGGTTCAACCAGTCCACTATAGTGCCCAGTATCAAAGAAGTGAAAGAAATCCAGTAATGGAATAACCTCTCCATTCAGGAAATTTCTTACTAACTTCTATTAGTTAGTGAGAGACATGTCCACAAGCACCTATTTAGGTGTCTGTGGTATATGGCCCTCaacaccacagtatctgagcacctctcagACATTAACAAACTTATTCTCACAACACTGTTGTGAGGGAGCAGAAATGAAGTGTCACATGGGAAGTCTATGCCGGAGCTGGGATTGAATCCAGCTCTCCCAAGTCCTTAACCGCAAGACCATCCTGCCTCTTGACCATGAGGATTTTTATTGGTTATAAATTACTTCTCATAGATTATTCTGTGCAATGTGTTCATGATTTGAGAGGAGAAGAGCAGGGTGCCAGAACTAATtacatgtactttaaaaaaaagtttcctcatCAAGTTACAtgggtttattttttaacaaacagCCCATAAAATAAAGTGGGAATGCACACTTAGGAAAATGGTGCAGAACAATCAAAACAGATACCAACTGATAAAGTTTGGCTAGCATCATGCTCCGGCACCCTGGGAGCACTCCACAGTGTCAAAGAATGTACCACTTTACATCAAATACTACCTAACAATTTCCTATCCCACTCCAAACGCAGTATGGGCTCCCAGCCTAACTGTCAGCCATCTCAGGAAGGCTCTAAATTATGTCATTTAGCTTGTACATACTTCCTGCATGCCTGGTGAGTCTCCACACTAACTCCTCATAGGCCAACACAGCAGGCATGAATGAGGCTAGGATGAGCCAGTAACACAATCATACTATTTATGTAGATCCAATGGGTGCATTTTGCCTTTAACCCTTCTATACTTAATCGGTGTAAAGCCCAATTATAAGGATGAGGTGCATTTCAATCTGTAAAATTGACTGAAGACCGTGAGGAATCTACTTCATGCACTTTGGGCAGCAAAAGCTACTGGAGCCAGAGCTGATCACACCCACTCCTGGGGCTAGTTTCAGAAACCATGATGCCTCTATAATAGAGCTTGGACTGAAAatctgtaaacaaacaaaaaaaatcaccccatCCCTTGTGTGATAACAAGGTAATACAATATAGAATGTCTGAGCCATAGCCTGTTGAAGATAAGGGAAAGACTCCCAGGACTTTGGATCAAACCCTCAGAGTAAATCATAATGGGTGTGTGTTTGGGACAACCATGAGTCAACGCATTCATGTGATGTTATGAAACCCATGAAATCCAGCATTAGCCTATCACTGGATATTTTCCCTCTCTAGCTATAGATATATATGCGCACAGCTGCACTTATTTATATCCCCAGGTTAAAATCAAGTCCAATTTTATTTGGAACTAGTTTCCAGGAtctttttgtctttcatcatCCTGCTTCCCAGATCAGATGTGACTGGCTGGTGGCCTAGACCAGAGGAGCCCAGAAGGGCAACTTCTCCCGGCTTTGAATGGAGGCCTGCTGCCCTTCCTTTAATGCATGCTCGGCGGTGCCCCCTGGCGCCCTAGCGGCTGGCTGGGGCGGTAACCCTAGCCGGGACGTTGCCACCTGCTTGGCTGAGCAGGCGCTGGCTCATCCCGACTCACCCAGAAGAGCAGATTGAGGGCGTAGAGCAGGCTGCGCAGGCACTTCACCGAGTCCTCCCTGGCCATGGTGAGCCGCCGGCGGCAGAACGCCCCATCCTCTCACCACATCCTCCCACCCGAGGCGAGGCCGCCAGCCACCtgcaggagaagggagagaagagcACCGCTGTCCGTCGGCGGCCGAGCACAGGCAGCCGGAGGGGCAGCGGACCGGGCACGCCCAGGTGCGCGGCCGGGCTGCGGGCCGCGCTCGCTGCGCCCACCCCGCCAGCCTCCGAAGATTTGGCCGGAGGGAGGTCCCTCGCTCCCGGTTGTCAGGGCTGGAGACGGCCCCGAGGGGAGGCAGCCAAAGTTCCAGGTAAGTCTCCGGGCTGCCTctcccccgcccagccccgcTCGGCCAGTCCCTGCCGGAGAGCCGAGGCTGGCAGCCCCAGCGAGCGGTGCCCTGCAGGCAGCCGGAGCCGCGCCGCCGGGGTAGGGCAGAGCGCGGACGCGGAGCCAgtcaccctccccgccccctccggaGATGCTGCTCAGCGCGCACCGCTTGCCTGGTCCCCGAGCGgccgccccagctcccctgccccggTGCCCGCTCTGGGCGGCGGGCGGAGAGGCAGGGGCTCCGGAGCGCAGGCTGCGGGGACGACAGGCTGGCTCCAGCGGGGAGTTTAGCGCGCAGCTCGGAAGCGCCCTCAGTCCCCTCCCAGGGAAAGAGGCGCTCGCCGTGGGGAGGAGAGGCGGAGAGTTACTTACCGCGTGGGCTAGGGgcagccctgtgccccccgctCGCTGGCTGGCACTcagcggggcaggggagggcggCACCAAGTCAAGACCTTCATCTCCGGGGAACGCGAGACGTTGCCTGCGAGCAGGGAAAGTGCTGGGCACTTACTGGAAAGTCtcttccactccctccccctttcTCAGCCCTCAGCGGCTCTGCAGGACAAGGCAGCCGCCGCCAGCTGCACACAACCTGCCACGCATGCTCCAGAGCCTGCTCCGGGCGCTTGTTGGGTCCTAGAGGCCACTCAGCTGAGCTTCCCTCTCTTCCACCCCCGGCGTCCCTGTGACCCTGCTGGGGTGAGGAAACTTGTTAGCCTCTGGCGGGCACCGCGCACCATGGCTTCTGCTGCTGTGCAGAAAAGATCATTTTCATGGTGAATTCAATTCTTAAAGAGTTGGGAACTCAGAACCACTGTCACCACTCCATGCAAACACAATTTAAATACAATGCGGTCCATTGCCAAGCGATGTATGTACTAGGGGGTTCCATCCTGCAAAGATACCGGCTTAATTTATGCCCTGCCAGGAGTTCAAATGAGAACAagttgcttaaagttaagtgtgtcCCTGAGATACCCTAGGCAGGATGCAGGCTATGTGTGCCTATGGTTAGGGAAGAAGTAAAGGATatctgaaattattattatttattatattcatTATGTATTTAAGTTAGATATGGGCCAAAAAGGAAACCCTAATTCTGAACTTTTTCAAATTTCAGTGGGTAAGAGTTTGGATTCTACTCCCCAGATCTGAATCTGCTTGTCTGGTTTTGGTTCTGAGTCAGATCCAAAACCTGAAGTGCTCTTTCTTTACTGGTTCTGCCTTGGATGCAGTTGAAATCTCAGGTGAAAAGCTGTTTTTTGTGACATTGTGCCCCAGAGTGGCAAAAATCTCACAAGAATAGATGTTCTTGCAAGATTGACTGAAATGTCACAAGATTTCTTCATTATTGAATCTGAACTTGAATCCTAGTCTAAAACTAGCCTAGATCGGCTTTCAAAGAGCCTAACACCATCTCCTCCACCCATCTCTAATTAAGAGAAAGGAAGCTCTTCAAGATTCAGAAATGAAATCCCCGTGTGTAGATTGCTAGACTTAGCGTCCTTGGACtgaaacctggagtagagggctggcctaggttcccctaccagtcatggggaagtggcacagtctGGGCAGTAGaatggaagactgcctgagacattTTGTCCAgagagactttgataccctggaaggggaagacTACAGTGGGCTGGTTGGAGGGTATGAAGACGAAGCACCCCTGAGTCATGAGGAGAGTATCGTGACACCAGAGAAAGAGATCGCAGCATGAGCAACCAAAGGCAGTGGTGTCAGACTGGTGAAGATCTATTCACCAGTTGGTCCCTAAGGAGGTGCCCCAACAAGAAGTAAACACCGTGGCAAGGCCAAAGAAAAGTCTACCACTGGCTACATTGGAAACATGGCCTGAACAAATATTCAAACCCCAGATGTTTAAATGCCAGCTACTGTGGCTGCTGTTAGGGCCTGCATTAAGCTATCCTCAGATGCTTCCACAGTTTCACCTGATGAGAGGCAGTAGCAAAGGTTCAGGGGTCTGATGCTTCACGCTCACTTatgcctgtgcaaagtgagtgcagaatggctctgtgctcactttgtacaGGTATAAAAGGTTATGCAAGTGCAGGGCATTGGTTAATTGAGCCCATTGCTATCTAAAGGTTATCTTTCTGCATTGCAGTCTAGGAATAGATGGGATACTTTACTGCAAGTCTCAGCCTTTTGGGAACCAAGGGCCTCCCCTTTCAAGGTGCCTTCAGGAAGGTGCTGCAAGTTTTTAATTTTCATCCTCAGTAGATGTTGCTGACTTTATACCATATATCGAGAAGGAAAACTGCAAGAAGAATGGTAATTCTTTAAAGGTGGGGTTGTGTGTCCCTTATGTTAGTGAGTGCTTACTCACACCAGTAGTCCCATCATAGACAATGGGTTAGATCCTCGGTTGGTGTATATTATCAAAGGCCCACTGTTTTCAATGGTGCTAtaccagtttacactagctgaggatctggcccaaagggaCTTCTATACAGAtacttacttatgtgagtaagggttgccTACTTTAGCCTTAAAAAAAATAGCACACACTTTTGTTCTTAATGTCTGTTTGACTTTGTTACAGAAACTAGCTTGAATGGatttatttgctttttcttctttggTTCTGACTCTGCACAAAGTAGACTAAGTGAAATGATCTGGTCTGCATACGGGAATTCTTGCTGCTTGCTGATGGAAAAACTTTATGTACGTAAAGTATCAGTGAATCCTCTGGACACTTTCAGATGTATGTTCACATTTAAATAAGCAAATACAGTACTTAAAATATCTGGTTGACTGCTAGCCTCCTGATATATTTTAACCCTTGCTGTGACTCAGAGTAGAACAAAGTTAAAAGGGAACCAAGaacattcaaataaaatgttACACATGGGAAATCTCAAAGGAAATAAGAAATaatgatcttggttggggcctgtaGACCCGAgtgtaatacaaattaataatgtGTTTTGATTATACATGGAAAGAGGACAAGCCTCTTTAGCGCCAGAGGtttttttagaaaacaaattGTAAAATTATTCCAGGTGTCTTACACTTGTTGATAAACCTCTAAACATTTCTTAAAATACAAAGTGCCTGCTTCTCCTCTCACATATACCAGATTTAAATTGGCCTAAATTCATTGACTAAGCCCTGGTATACACTACGAGTTTAgcagcattaggtcgatttaaccctgcagccATCCACACGACCACGCCTGTTTTGTCagcttaaagggctcttaaaataaatttctgtactcctccccggcgaggggtttagcgctaaaattgacctcactgggtcgaatttggggtagtgtggacgcaattcgaaggtattggcctccaggagctatcccagagtgctccattgtgaccgctctgaacagcactctcaactcagatgcactggccaggtagacaggaaaagccccgggaacatttgaatttcatttcctgtttggccagcacgGCGAGCTGAtaagcacaggtgaccatgcagacctcatcagcacaggtgaccatggagtccccgaatcgcaaaagagctccagcatggaccaaatgggaggtactggatctgatcgctgtatggggagaagaatccgtgcaggcagaactccgttccaaaagacgaaatgccaatatagttcccaaaatctccaagggcatgatggacagagactACAACAGGGatacacagcagtgccatgtgaaagttaaggagctgaggcaagcctaccaaaaaacacaggatacaaatggaaaaggagtacttgtggcaccttagagactaaccaatttatttgagcataagctttcgtgagctacagctcacttcatcggatgcgtactgtggaaagtatagaagatctttttatacacacaaagcatgaaaaaatgggtgtttaccactacaaaaggttttctctccccccaccccactctcctgctggtaatagcttatctaaagtgatcactctccttacaatgcgtatgataatcaagttgggccattttcagcacaaatccagggtttaacaagaacgtcgggggggggggagaggggtaggaaaaaacaaagggaaataggttaccttgcataatgacttagccactcccagtctctattcaagcctaagttaattgtatccaatttgcaaatgaattccaattcaacagtctctcgctggagtctgattttgaagtttttttgttgtaatatcacaactttcatgtctgtaatcgcatgaccagagagattgaagtgttctccgactggtttatgaatgttaacatgtaactttccacagtatgcatccgatgaaatgagctatagttcacgaaagcttatggtcaaataaattggttagtctctaaggtgccacaagtactccttttctttttgcgaatacagactaacacggctgttactctgaaacctgtcaggatacaaatggtcgctccgggtcacagccccagacatgccgcttcaatgatgagctgcatgcaattctagggggggccctaccactaccccaccactgtcctggacacctgcaaggggggagtctcatgcaaccgGGATGAGgatttgtggaggaggaggaggttgaggatagcacacagcaggcaagcagagaatcccttctccctggcagccaggagctgttcatcaccctggagccaataccctcccagggcaggctcccagaccatgaagccggaaaaggcacctctggtgcgtgtacctttgtaaatataatacagtgtttaaaagcaagcgtgtttaataattaatttgccctgaagacttgggatgcattcacggccagtacagctactggaaaagtctgtgaacgtttctggggatggagtgggaatcctccagggacatctccatgaagctctcctggaggtactctaaaagcctttgcaaacgatttctggggagggtaggcttattccgtcctccatggtaggacactttaccacagcaggccagcagcacatagtctggaatcattgcataacaaaggaTGGTAatgtatggtcccggtgtttgctggcattcaagcaacatctgttctttatctctctgtgttatcctcaggagagtgatatcattcatgatcacctggttgaaacaggggaattttattaaggggacattcagaggtgcctgttcctgctgggctgtttgcctttggctgaaaagaaatcatccccgctgttagccaccgggggtgaggggggagggagagggaatgcccgttcatgctgagctgtttgcatatggctgacagggatcttccctgatactagtcatgCAGTGGCGGGAGAGGGCAgctgaagcgatcatcccagagaattgtgggGGCGGGGTTTGGATTGTGCTGCACATTTACCCttaaaccacagcccctccttttaaatggccaacacaatgggctttgcttggtatgggaaaggagggtgctgctgtttgaaaccgttCCCACATGTTACaaaggttgaagaagccaaaaCCCTTTGCTTTAcaatggctgcctgcaagccgaattctgttgcccagccaagcatgtgtgatctctcacaccaaaccagcaggcactcaatataagaggcaaagtACGATCTTGTACCAAAAGCAGATgagctatgtaatgtgaatcacttgattcagtgtgaaagtctttcctttgttctctaaaatgtatctttttaaatactactctccctttttttcctcccgcagctgcaaatgtttctatgctccccctatcatctccatcccagaggctagtgcacattaaaaggcaaaaaaaacgcactcgcaatgacatgttctcagagctcatgcagtcctcccgcacggaaagagctcagcagaatgcgtggaggcaaacaatggcagagtccaggaaagtgttaaatgaacatgatgagaggagggaggagcacactgagaggaggcaggatgcaatgctgaggctaatgggggagcaagcTGACATGTTCAAGCgactggtggagctgcagaaaaggcagcaggagcacagaccaccactgcagcccctgtataaccgcccACGCTCCTcccccagatgcccaagaatgggggagggggagactacAGGCACCCagccattccaccccagaggattgcccaagcaccagaaggctggcattcaataagttttgaactgtagtgaggccttgtccttccctcctcccctcatccaccaccccacctggtgctttcCTCCTCAACCACCCCTCcagggctaccttgtgagttttcCACCTaattgtgtgatgaattaataaagaatgcatgattttgaaacaataataactttattgcctctgaaagcagtgATTGAAGGAGGGAggtcagttggcttacagggaagtagagtcaaccaagggggcgggttttcatcaaggagaaacaaacagaactgtcacaccgtagcctggccagtcatgaaactgtttttcaaagcttctctgacgcGCAGggtgcccagctgtgctcttctaatcgccctggtgtctggctgcgtgtaattgGCCACGAGGTGATTTGCCTCaagctcccaccccaccataaatgtctgccccttactctcacagatattgtggagcacacagcaagcaacaataacaatgggaatattggtttggctgaggtctaacctagtcagtaaactgcaccagcgagcttttaaatgtccaaatgcacattctaccaccattctgcacttgctcagcctatagttgaacagcttctgATTACtgcccagggtgcctgtgtatggctttatgagccatggcattaaggggtaggctgggtccccaaggataactatcaGCATTTCatcatccccaacggtaattttctgg
The nucleotide sequence above comes from Caretta caretta isolate rCarCar2 chromosome 1, rCarCar1.hap1, whole genome shotgun sequence. Encoded proteins:
- the LOC142071524 gene encoding uncharacterized protein LOC142071524, yielding MGSQPNCQPSQEGSKLCHLACTYFLHAWRWLIPTHPEEQIEGVEQAAQALHRVLPGHGEPPAAERPILSPHPPTRGEAASHLQEKGEKSTAVRRRPSTGSRRGSGPGTPRCAAGLRAALAAPTPPASEDLAGGRSLAPGCQGWRRPRGEAAKVPAANVSMLPLSSPSQRLVHIKRQKKRTRNDMFSELMQSSRTERAQQNAWRQTMAESRKVLNEHDERREEHTERRQDAMLRLMGEQADMFKRLVELQKRQQEHRPPLQPLYNRPRSSPRCPRMGEGETTGTQPFHPRGLPKHQKAGIQ